A region of Pseudarthrobacter sp. NIBRBAC000502770 DNA encodes the following proteins:
- a CDS encoding alpha/beta fold hydrolase — MAEPGRKEYGVDPEEFRSAQVDAAALLDAGLGDVDWSVPPPGAVRFTIDVPSGKLAAMALGKPDDPSVVLVPGATGSKEDFSLMMPGLAEAGYYALTYDLAGQYQSAGAGPENLVPPRQHYDYQLFVDDFLAVLETTATPAHVVAYSFAGIIAQLAYVQRPELFRSITFLGCPPEPGQTFRGVSRIGRFSTWVNGRAGAALLIWGIRSGRVAHVPPGRQRFVNYRFRFTRRASVRDIYTLMQNVPDLRAELAEAPLPKFVAVGEHDLWPLQLHRLFAQAIRARIGVYRGGHSPCETSPHEFSRDLLALYARDGDA; from the coding sequence ATGGCGGAGCCGGGCCGGAAGGAATACGGGGTAGACCCCGAGGAATTCCGTTCTGCCCAGGTTGATGCGGCCGCCCTGCTGGATGCCGGATTGGGCGACGTCGATTGGTCGGTTCCACCACCGGGCGCCGTCCGGTTCACCATCGACGTTCCCAGTGGGAAGCTGGCCGCCATGGCCTTGGGCAAGCCGGATGATCCCAGCGTGGTGCTGGTGCCCGGCGCCACCGGGTCGAAAGAGGATTTCTCGCTGATGATGCCTGGCCTCGCCGAGGCCGGCTACTACGCCCTGACGTACGATCTGGCGGGCCAGTACCAGTCGGCCGGCGCCGGCCCCGAGAACCTGGTGCCGCCCCGACAGCACTACGACTACCAGTTATTTGTGGACGATTTCCTGGCAGTCCTGGAAACCACAGCTACCCCGGCCCACGTGGTGGCCTATTCCTTCGCCGGCATTATCGCCCAACTCGCCTACGTGCAGCGGCCCGAACTGTTCCGGTCCATCACGTTCCTGGGCTGCCCGCCGGAACCCGGCCAGACCTTCCGGGGCGTGAGCCGTATTGGCCGGTTCAGCACATGGGTGAACGGGCGGGCTGGTGCAGCCCTCCTGATTTGGGGCATCCGGAGCGGCCGGGTGGCACATGTGCCGCCGGGACGGCAGCGGTTCGTCAACTACCGGTTCCGTTTCACCCGCCGCGCCTCCGTCCGCGATATCTACACCCTGATGCAGAACGTCCCGGACCTTCGGGCGGAACTGGCAGAGGCGCCGCTGCCCAAATTCGTGGCCGTGGGCGAACATGACCTGTGGCCGCTCCAGTTGCACCGGCTGTTCGCCCAGGCAATCCGGGCCCGCATAGGGGTGTACCGGGGCGGGCACAGTCCGTGCGAAACATCCCCGCATGAGTTCAGCCGCGACCTCCTGGCCCTGTACGCCAGGGACGGGGACGCTTAG
- a CDS encoding HNH endonuclease yields MAAVILRCDAEVLRRWNYHAVVEQVAGSGIFLDRWRADSCPGVDPGSEAWLVVEGSTEASSGLIGHGFVTSQPYRIAAPADPGPAHWFFWVAWDSLLPLGEQVRPGLLGEALTDDLASRADGPSLVTLPPSSVPVLRRLWRAHAPSTADPLEVAGGTFPPETLRTVRVNRYERDPDGRRACIAFHGTQCAACGFSFESAYGVAGVGAIDVHHLVPPEILDGAYQLDPIADLVPLCHNCHAMAHTATPPLTVGELRSIMSAVGHLKGEVVTEVALQAQEDARRILDGGRM; encoded by the coding sequence GTGGCCGCGGTAATCCTGAGATGTGACGCAGAGGTCCTGCGCCGCTGGAACTACCATGCCGTCGTCGAACAAGTGGCCGGATCCGGGATATTCCTTGACCGCTGGCGCGCGGACTCTTGTCCCGGCGTTGATCCCGGCAGCGAGGCGTGGCTCGTCGTGGAGGGCAGCACTGAGGCTTCCAGTGGCTTGATCGGCCACGGGTTCGTGACGTCCCAGCCGTACCGAATTGCGGCCCCCGCCGATCCCGGACCCGCTCACTGGTTCTTCTGGGTGGCCTGGGATTCCCTTCTTCCGCTTGGCGAGCAGGTACGGCCCGGACTCCTGGGCGAGGCACTCACCGACGACCTTGCGTCGAGGGCGGACGGACCGTCCCTGGTGACCCTGCCGCCGTCGTCCGTCCCTGTACTGCGCCGGCTGTGGCGCGCCCACGCGCCGTCCACGGCGGATCCCCTCGAGGTGGCGGGTGGAACCTTTCCTCCGGAGACCCTCCGCACCGTCCGCGTGAACCGGTACGAGCGCGACCCCGACGGGCGCCGGGCGTGCATTGCGTTCCACGGCACGCAGTGCGCCGCGTGCGGCTTCTCGTTCGAGTCCGCTTACGGCGTGGCAGGGGTGGGAGCAATCGACGTCCACCATCTAGTGCCCCCGGAGATCCTGGACGGCGCTTATCAGCTTGACCCCATTGCGGACCTTGTCCCGCTCTGCCACAACTGCCATGCCATGGCACACACCGCGACCCCGCCGCTGACCGTGGGTGAACTCCGAAGCATTATGTCCGCGGTCGGCCACCTAAAGGGTGAGGTGGTCACGGAGGTGGCCCTCCAAGCGCAGGAAGATGCGCGGCGGATCCTCGATGGCGGCCGGATGTAG